In Plasmodium falciparum 3D7 genome assembly, chromosome: 5, the following proteins share a genomic window:
- a CDS encoding glideosome-associated protein 40, putative — protein sequence MKFEKFNIPEWSDIERYFKDPELLTAEILFVALTLCNVFVMYRLFLDVIPYPIFVTWWQLAQGLLVAYVCGELGREFPKFAYFPKVEINENMLKVLFVPSIFYCLMLVLSNYLLYKTPCIASYPVLVSFTVVFHHLTRFIGCGEEYMPLRWKSIVFLLAAFIIGCFDSKTTGKGVIVWALLYALFSAIFRAGFMQKIMHLVDGKGNTLHNNQHLLGVLILPVLILLSGELSVFVHMPYDITSLHTWQMWGCLITVGTLPFIKNVISNRLVRRTGQGPWRFLEIISIILVFFIGMTYNAPSFKGYLAILCVIIGRSLGAFDVLLNASDYMHAEDERKRKNPRASYAKSRQGTQASKPFLSSADNEEDEESSFSSNDSKSYQGSQDYDDKESVNSSSQQYSVHKGTSHMDSSSNQTSHGVISADEGRGEHSRAATFKSKSKLSRNYSSKQHEMLDSQA from the coding sequence ATGAAGTTTGAAAAGTTTAATATACCAGAATGGAGTGATATCGAAAGATATTTTAAAGACCCTGAGCTACTTACAGCAGAGATATTATTTGTAGCTTTAACATTATGTAACGTTTTTGTTATGTATCGTTTATTTTTAGATGTAATTCCGTATCCAATATTTGTGACATGGTGGCAATTAGCTCAAGGATTATTAGTTGCTTATGTATGTGGTGAATTGGGTCGTGAATTTCCCAAATTTGCTTATTTTCCAAAAGTTgaaattaatgaaaatatgttGAAGGTATTATTTGTACCATccatattttattgtttgaTGCTTGTATTATccaattatttattatacaaaaCACCATGTATAGCATCATATCCAGTGTTAGTAAGTTTTACGGTTGTTTTTCATCACTTAACTCGTTTTATTGGTTGTGGAGAAGAATACATGCCGTTGAGATGGAAATCAATAGTGTTTTTATTGGCTGCTTTTATAATTGGTTGTTTCGATTCTAAAACAACAGGAAAGGGTGTTATCGTATGGGCTTTATTATATGCATTGTTTTCAGCAATATTTAGAGCAGGTTTTATGCAGAAAATTATGCATTTAGTAGATGGTAAAGGAAATACGTTACATAACAATCAACATCTGTTAGGTGTACTTATATTACCTGTACTTATATTGTTATCAGGAGAATTAAGTGTATTTGTACACATGCCATATGACATAACATCATTACATACTTGGCAAATGTGGGGTTGTTTAATAACTGTTGGTACCTTaccttttataaaaaatgttatatcaAATAGATTGGTAAGAAGAACAGGACAAGGACCATGGAGATTTCTTGAAATTATATCCATAAttcttgtattttttattggtATGACATATAATGCACCATCATTCAAAGGTTATTTAGCTATATTATGTGTAATTATTGGAAGATCTTTAGGTGCTTTTgatgtattattaaatgCATCAGATTACATGCATGCAGAAGacgaaagaaaaagaaaaaacccAAGAGCTAGTTATGCCAAAAGTAGACAAGGAACACAAGCCTCAAAACCATTCCTGTCATCAGCTgataatgaagaagatgaagaaaGTTCATTTAGTTCGAATGATAGCAAAAGTTATCAAGGATCACAagattatgatgataaagaAAGTGTAAACAGTAGCTCACAACAATATAGTGTACATAAAGGAACTAGCCATATGGACAGTTCATCAAATCAAACAAGTCACGGAGTTATCTCAGCTGATGAAGGTAGAGGAGAACATTCAAGAGCAGCAACATTCAAATCAAAATCAAAATTATCCAGAAATTATTCATCAAAGCAACATGAAATGCTTGATTCACAAGCATAA
- a CDS encoding BolA-like protein, putative: MCIQKVIEDKLSSALKPTFLELVDKSCGCGTSFDAVIVSNNFEDKKLLDRHRLVNTILKEELQNIHAFSMKCHTPLEYDKLKSK, from the coding sequence ATGTGCATACAAAAGGTTATTGAAGATAAGTTAAGTTCAGCTTTAAAGCCCACATTTTTAGAATTAGTAGATAAATCTTGTGGATGTGGAACATCCTTTGATGCTGTCATAGTTTCTAATAATTTCGaggataaaaaattattagataGACATAGACTTGTTAACActatattaaaagaagaacTACAAAATATTCACGCCTTTTCTATGAAATGTCACACCCCACTGgaatatgataaattaaaaagcaaatga
- a CDS encoding NLI interacting factor-like phosphatase, putative, with amino-acid sequence MKKRKFERCLYQILKIVKFYMNIWIKIKKLIKYVLSPLFLRDSFHFKTYRKRRICPTMTLVLDLDETLIYCTKKRKYHYQKEVDVLINGKYLPLYVCKRPYIDLFFSSLYPFYEIIIFTTAIKSYADTVLNIIDVDHYIDKKFYREDCYEMNEKLYIKNLTNIKKELSKIILIDDSNISGFQYPDNFFPIKKWQGDLNDNELLHLIPFFLNLRKLKDIRSLCSFRLISQKDVSKLLCTSSSKHIKYLTDDNSKYLYRHSLAFQAINYLKIFMNKFRYASSKKQWNELGKKINNKLKSYPFSLSKLKGSSDDEHKKKHRKIINNRKMLR; translated from the coding sequence atgaaaaaaagaaaatttgaAAGATGTCTTTATCAAATATTGAAGATagtaaaattttatatgaatatatggataaaaataaagaagttgataaaatatgtattgagtccattatttttaagagattcttttcattttaaaacatatagaAAAAGAAGGATATGTCCAACAATGACTTTAGTATTAGATTTAGACGAGacattaatatattgtacaaaaaaaaggaaataccATTATCAAAAAGAGGTGGATGTATTAATTAATGGAAAGTACTTAccattatatgtatgtaagcGTCCATATATTGATTTATTCTTCTCAAGTCTTTATCCtttttatgaaataataatatttaccaCAGCAATAAAATCTTATGCTGATAcagtattaaatataatagatGTTGATCattatattgataaaaaGTTCTATAGAGAAGATTGTTATGAAatgaatgaaaaattatatatcaaaaatttaacaaatataaaaaaagaattatcgAAAATTATTCTAATCGATGATTCAAATATATCTGGCTTTCAATATCCTGATAATTTTTTCCCAATAAAAAAATGGCAAGGAGATTTAAACGATAACGAATTATTACATCTCATACCcttctttttaaatttaagaaaattaaaagatattaGATCATTATGTTCCTTTAGATTAATATCACAAAAAGATGtatcaaaattattatgtacaTCCTCATcaaaacatattaaatatttaacagATGATAATTCCAAATACTTATATAGACATTCTTTAGCCTTTCAAGCTATTAATTAtctaaaaatttttatgaacAAATTTAGATATGCTAGTTCAAAAAAACAATGGAATGAATtagggaaaaaaataaataacaaattGAAATCCTATCCCTTTTCCTTATCAAAATTAAAAGGCTCGAGTGATGATgagcataaaaaaaaacacagaAAGATAATTAACAACAGAAAAATGTTGCGTTGA
- a CDS encoding RAP protein, putative encodes MRKVSIKFINSRLYYSRRYLSRNQFYSFFSCNKNEQRPIKSKNDDFLIDESYNNVEFDEYISPSFSFDINIDDDKWKKKEEIEYNKFIEKTKKDSINPSTFFNTQKMTKHIKNTSGNSNYEKLQIHNKHIDNNISSNVVTSNNSTPHNVETFYEKENIYEDDINIFLKNSSDDITLQDGGIIKKLIYLDSNYKSLHYENKKIGAYLNSILDLLERGSTDTHKDGVVKTRRGNEENEENGKNEENGKNEKNEENGKNEKNEENGKNEKNEKNEENGKNGKNGKNEKNEENGKNEQNEEDKVDKEYEADILYKDNKERTETPNERVGGGHIQYLQGHIFNNIYEDPFSLNNLKYQKLVTNFTKFAGYYTNTFFKLIVENIQSLTYNNLVFTLNLLDHLNMKNMMRDLSYEVIKMLNKKKKSDQEDILQNANINKKENKKINDIENNIKLCVHYINILNFHSLYFCEFYDYLIEYINNMKNDVLCFFTLQCFTHSLRTKHYLDKIYFLCLKKIHEFNYEELKCMIYCFHRFCKEYSKFYDLSIDIIKNKYIHLLNMNLNFVQLLLKITNAFNKNDKYVELKGLIAEKIIMRVGNIQREEKKKKGQYLNNSTNVNTSVDMWTNVERHKKKESSSRMCAPYDTTYLGANSCVSKVFMENSVHNTIYEDNIIKIIQCLKYLEYNKKNSEHVKTCVNKIYEMINENMECLEKLDIEDIVYSIVCFSTYNKRLILYNNFLDIIYEKSNELMNAKNICLWIYPILSLCKISWYHRNYIELLFGYIKDNYILNRLSVFQVLKLLSSIVKMNIYDEEVYKILIEKLYKEWDIIKKKLIDISTFLWCCAYINIIYKPLFDSAYNLIIDLINKDNVPIINNVMYKNCFVNITWSFIVANYHKTHTNFDQILNITFLKRNPNENEAFKRLHQISDSCFKEIPKTLINITCLDTLYAYCTHEKCKLLRNNFIIYKKEKDAVKMKNKIHDELINLLKNSFHISFDQYVEPYHNSPYIIDICLNQTSKIGVSIFGKEYLMRTLKKSSWDFMNTGIVTLQMRILHAHGWKIIPINAGEWLQLNFDQKKNLLSEYFKQYSIQI; translated from the exons atgagAAAGGTttctattaaatttattaattcaaGATTATATTATAGTAGAAGGTACTTATCAAGAAATcaattttattcatttttctcatgtaataaaaatgaacagCGACCTATAAAAAGTAAGAATGATGATTTTTTAATAGATGAGTCTTATAATAATGTAGAATTCGATGAATATATATCACCATCCTTTAGTTTCGATATTAATATAGATGATgataaatggaaaaaaaaagaagaaattgaatataataaatttattgaaaaaacaaaaaaggaTTCAATAAATCCTTCCACTTTTTTTAACACACAAAAAATGACAAAGCATATCAAGAACACATCAGGAAATagtaattatgaaaaattacaaattcataataaacatatagataataatatatcatcaaaTGTTGTAACATCTAACAACTCAACACCTCATAATGTAGAAActttttatgaaaaagaaaacatttACGAGGATGATATAAACATCTTTTTGAAAAATTCAAGTGATGATATAACCTTACAAGATGGTggcattattaaaaaattaatttatcttgatagtaattataaaagtttgcattatgaaaataaaaaaataggtGCATATTTAAATTCTATTTTGGATTTGCTAGAAAGGGGTTCTACAGACACACATAAGGATGGTGTAGTAAAAACAAGAAGGggaaatgaagaaaatgaagaaaatggaaaaaatgaagaaaatggaaaaaatgaaaaaaatgaagaaaatggaaaaaatgaaaaaaatgaagaaaatggaaaaaatgaaaaaaatgaaaaaaatgaagaaaatggaaaaaatggaaaaaatggaaaaaatgaaaaaaatgaagaaaatggaaaaaatgaacaaaatgaagaagataaagtagataaagaatatgaagcagatatactatataaagataataaagaaagaaCAGAAACCCCAAACGAAAGAGTAGGAGGAGGACATATCCAATATTTGCAGGGTCATATATTCAACAACATTTATGAAGACCCTTTTTCCCTTAATAATCTTAAGTATCAAAAACTTGTTACTAATTTTACAAAGTTTGCAggttattatacaaatacatTCTTCAAGTTAATTGTAGAGAATATCCAATCTTtgacatataataatttagtgTTTACATTAAATCTTCTTGATcatttaaatatgaaaaacatGATGAGAGATTTATCATATGAAGTAATTAAAatgttaaataaaaagaaaaaaagtgaTCAAGAggatatattacaaaatgctaatataaataaaaaagaaaataagaaaataaatgatatagaaaataatataaaattatgtgtacattatattaatattttaaattttcattCTTTGTACTTTTGTGAGttttatgattatttaatagaatatattaataatatgaaaaatgatgTGTTATGCTTTTTTACTTTACAGTGTTTTACACATAGTTTAAGGACTAAGCATTATTTAGATAagatatatttcttatgtttaaaaaaaatacacgaATTCAAttatgaagaattaaaatgTATGATTTATTGTTTTCATCGTTTTTGTAAAGAATATTCAAAATTTTATGATCTTTCTAtagatataattaaaaacaaatatatacacttATTAAACATGAATTTAAATTTTGTTCAGctcttattaaaaataactaacgcttttaataaaaatgataagtATGTTGAACTTAAAGGCTTGATAGCGGAAAAAATCATAATGCGTGTGGGAAATATACAAagggaagaaaaaaaaaaaaaaggtcaATATCTAAATAATTCGACAAATGTAAATACATCTGTTGATATGTGGACTAATGTTGAAAGACATAAGAAGAAGGAGAGCTCCTCTAGAATGTGCGCACCTTATGATACGACATATTTGGGAGCAAATAGCTGTGTTAGTAAGGTGTTTATGGAAAACTCAGTTCATAATACTatatatgaagataatataataaaaataatacagtGTCTGAAATATttggaatataataaaaagaacagTGAACATGTAAAAACTtgtgtaaataaaatatatgaaatgataaatgaaaatatggaATGTTTAGAAAAATTAGATATAGAAGATATAGTATATAGTATTGTATGTTTcagtacatataataaaagattaatattatataataattttttagatattatatatgagaaAAGTAATGAATTGATGAatgcaaaaaatatatgtttgtgGATATATCCTATATTAAGTTTATGTAAAATATCTTGGTATCATCGAAATTACATAGAACTATTATTTGGATATATTaaagataattatatattaaatagatTAAGTGTATTTCAAGTATTAAAATTGTTATCGTCTATCgttaaaatgaatatatatgatgaagaggtatataaaatattgattgaaaaattatataaagaatgggatataataaagaagaaattgATTGATATATCTACTTTTTTATGGTGTTgtgcatatataaatataatatataaaccaTTATTTGACAGtgcatataatttaattatagatctaataaataaagataatgttcctattattaataatgttatgtataaaaattgtTTTGTTAATATTACATGGTCTTTTATAGTAGCTAATTATCATAAAACACACACAAATTTTGatcaaatattaaatattacattTCTTAAGAGAAATccaaatgaaaatgaagCATTTAAAAGATTACACCAAATATCTGATTCTTGCTTTAAAGAAATACCAAAAACATTAATTAACATAACATGTTTAGATACACTTTATGCATATTGTACTCATGAAAAATGTAAACTCTtaagaaataattttatcatttataaaaaagaaaaagatgctgtcaaaatgaaaaataaaatccaTGATGAATTAAttaatcttttaaaaaactCTTTTCATATATCCTTTGATCAATATGTAGAACCTTATCATAATTCTCCATATATCATAGATATTTGTCTTAATCAAACTTCTAAAATAGGTGTATCAATTTTTGGAAAGGAGTATTTAATGAGGACCTTAAAAAAATCTTCTTGGGATTTTATGAATACTGGAATTGTTACCTTACAAATGAGAATCTTGCACGCCCATGGATGGAAG ATCATTCCGATTAACGCTGGTGAATGGCTACAACTCAATTTTGATCAGAAAAAAAATCTCCTCTCGGAATATTTCAAACAATATTCTATACAAATATGA